A single Williamwhitmania sp. DNA region contains:
- a CDS encoding dCMP deaminase family protein, with protein MEDTNFFPNGEKQVQLDKRYLEMAQIWATNSYCTRRQVGALIVKEKMIISDGYNGTPSGFENVCEDEDGNTKPYVLHAEANAITKVAKSNNSSNGATLYITASPCLECSKLIIQAGIKRVVFLEKYHNTDGLALLERAGITVDHILL; from the coding sequence ATGGAAGACACAAACTTCTTCCCTAATGGGGAAAAACAGGTACAACTCGACAAGCGCTACCTTGAGATGGCGCAGATTTGGGCAACCAACTCCTACTGCACCAGAAGGCAAGTTGGTGCCCTTATTGTGAAAGAAAAAATGATAATCTCCGACGGCTATAACGGCACGCCATCCGGTTTTGAGAATGTGTGTGAGGATGAGGATGGAAATACCAAACCTTATGTATTGCACGCCGAAGCCAACGCTATTACCAAGGTGGCCAAAAGCAACAACAGCAGCAATGGTGCCACCCTATACATTACCGCATCTCCTTGCCTCGAATGCTCTAAATTAATTATTCAGGCAGGAATAAAGCGGGTTGTTTTTCTTGAAAAGTATCACAATACCGACGGGCTTGCGCTACTGGAGCGCGCCGGAATAACCGTTGACCACATATTACTTTAA